From one Cyanobacteria bacterium QS_8_64_29 genomic stretch:
- a CDS encoding photosystem I assembly protein Ycf3 has translation MPRTQRNDNFIDKSFTVLADTILKLLPTQKRSKEAFAYYRDGMSAQSDGEYAEALENYNMALELEEDPYDRSYVLYNIGLIHTSNGEYERALRYYHEAIELNARLPQALNNVAVIYHQQGEQAQADGDSEQAEAYFDKAAEYWKEAIRIAPNNYIEAQNWLKTTGRSEIDVLI, from the coding sequence ATGCCCCGCACGCAGCGCAACGATAATTTCATCGACAAATCGTTTACCGTCCTGGCCGATACCATCCTCAAGCTGCTTCCCACGCAGAAGCGGTCCAAAGAGGCCTTTGCCTACTACCGCGACGGCATGTCGGCGCAATCGGATGGGGAGTACGCCGAGGCGCTGGAGAACTACAACATGGCCCTGGAGCTGGAAGAGGATCCCTATGATCGCAGCTACGTGCTCTACAACATTGGGCTCATTCACACCAGTAACGGCGAGTACGAACGGGCGCTGCGCTACTACCACGAGGCCATCGAGCTCAATGCGCGGCTGCCCCAGGCTCTCAACAACGTTGCCGTCATCTACCATCAGCAAGGCGAGCAAGCCCAAGCCGACGGCGACAGCGAGCAAGCCGAAGCCTACTTTGACAAAGCCGCTGAATACTGGAAAGAGGCCATCCGCATCGCGCCCAACAACTACATCGAGGCGCAGAACTGGCTCAAAACCACCGGCCGCTCCGAGATTGACGTTCTGATTTAG
- a CDS encoding Asp-tRNA(Asn)/Glu-tRNA(Gln) amidotransferase GatCAB subunit C: MANAISRDEVRKVARLARLELAPEEEERTASQLSSILSYFERLSELDTSEVPPTFRAIAVSNVTRPDELRPHPKREAMLKQAPEREDDYFRVPRIMSADPE, from the coding sequence ATGGCCAATGCCATCAGCCGCGATGAAGTGCGCAAAGTGGCCCGCTTGGCCCGGCTCGAGCTCGCGCCCGAAGAAGAGGAGCGCACTGCCAGCCAGCTCAGCAGTATCCTGTCCTACTTCGAGCGCCTGAGCGAGCTCGATACCAGCGAGGTGCCGCCCACCTTCCGCGCGATTGCCGTCAGCAACGTCACGCGCCCAGACGAGCTGCGCCCCCATCCCAAGCGGGAGGCCATGTTGAAGCAGGCACCCGAGCGCGAGGATGACTACTTCCGCGTTCCGCGCATCATGAGTGCGGACCCGGAGTAG